A window from uncultured Desulfobacter sp. encodes these proteins:
- a CDS encoding polysaccharide biosynthesis/export family protein — protein sequence MEKSRSHTAAGGSARRTIQMPLLGQIMVEGKTVVDLEKELEEKLASFVSSPVLSVSLIQVNSMVVYVIGKVNHPGRFAVHKNIDVLQALSVAGGLTPFAKEKEIGVFRKVDGQTQIMNFNYDEVSEGENLDQNIMLQRDDVIVVR from the coding sequence ATGGAAAAATCCCGATCTCACACGGCAGCGGGTGGTTCTGCCCGACGGACCATACAGATGCCCCTGCTGGGCCAGATTATGGTTGAAGGAAAAACCGTTGTGGATCTGGAAAAGGAGCTGGAGGAAAAACTGGCCTCCTTTGTTTCCAGCCCGGTTCTGTCCGTGAGTCTGATCCAGGTAAACAGCATGGTGGTCTATGTCATCGGCAAGGTAAACCATCCCGGACGGTTTGCCGTTCATAAAAACATCGACGTGCTCCAGGCCCTGTCCGTGGCCGGGGGGTTGACACCCTTTGCCAAGGAAAAGGAGATCGGTGTGTTCAGGAAAGTTGACGGGCAGACCCAGATTATGAATTTCAATTATGATGAGGTCTCCGAAGGAGAAAACCTGGATCAGAATATCATGCTTCAACGGGATGATGTGATCGTGGTCCGTTAG
- a CDS encoding AAA family ATPase, with the protein MKLRKALERAQSQRQQTTESTGDANVQTPRKDGWAAPVYSNSQSGRIDPEVAERYRSVCLNPSAAEIEQYKILRTHIKNRSADKPIKTVMVTSAWSEEGKTVTCINLGLVFSRSMNQTVLLVDCDLKGQDIHRYLGVESKSSLIDYFLDDTPLNDLIVWPGVDKLTMISGSRTIMDSSELLSSHLMAQLVQEMKERYDDRFVFFDAPPVLERSEAISLAPLMDGVIMVVEAGKTSKKDIIKAANLLPKENFLGFVLNKQK; encoded by the coding sequence ATGAAATTGAGAAAAGCCCTTGAACGGGCACAAAGCCAACGGCAGCAGACCACGGAATCGACCGGGGATGCCAACGTTCAGACGCCCAGGAAAGATGGGTGGGCTGCGCCGGTTTATTCCAATTCCCAATCCGGCCGGATTGATCCCGAGGTGGCCGAACGCTACCGGAGCGTCTGCCTGAACCCCAGTGCTGCAGAAATTGAGCAATACAAGATTTTAAGAACCCACATCAAAAACCGGTCCGCCGACAAACCCATCAAGACCGTTATGGTTACCAGTGCCTGGTCCGAAGAGGGAAAAACCGTGACCTGTATCAACCTGGGCCTGGTGTTCTCCCGGTCCATGAATCAGACCGTGCTCCTGGTGGACTGTGACCTTAAGGGGCAGGACATCCATCGCTACCTGGGTGTGGAAAGCAAGAGCAGTCTGATTGATTATTTCCTGGATGATACACCGCTGAACGATTTGATCGTCTGGCCCGGGGTGGATAAGCTGACCATGATTTCCGGCAGCCGGACCATTATGGACTCGTCGGAGCTGTTGTCCTCGCACCTGATGGCACAGCTGGTTCAGGAGATGAAAGAGCGGTATGATGACCGGTTTGTATTTTTTGATGCGCCGCCGGTCCTGGAGCGGTCCGAGGCCATTTCTCTTGCCCCGCTCATGGATGGTGTGATCATGGTGGTGGAAGCCGGGAAAACATCCAAAAAAGATATTATCAAGGCGGCAAATCTTCTGCCCAAGGAAAATTTTCTTGGCTTTGTGCTGAATAAACAGAAATAA
- a CDS encoding tetratricopeptide repeat protein gives MKHLKNFLVWAVVLALLSVVAACGSPDEKKMAFFEKGKKLLEAGDVVSAQLEFKNAVQIDPDFAQAYHYLGKAALRQKDGKAAFGALSRAVALDPDNTEARLDLGRLFLAANALDRAEEQVEAILQNSPDHVEALLLKAGIYLKKKDAKSALALLENLDGKPDLSPGFYLVKAGALDMEKKDSEADSVLAQGQAAHPKAVALILARIRLLGKQGKLQDMEAELKKALALVPDNLNLTLNLAWVYLQTGQQEKADAIVDKVLAADPDDDKRVVAVAALLLRANQEEKGVALIKKGLKAHPETFQYTALLSEIYLKKKQLGPASQVLKDYIALGQNAPEPDLVKARINLAKLEMIQGKAEEAETQVDQVLDTDPRNIDAQYLKGRLALARGDGDEAVSRFRAVTEAHPDYLEGYIGLANAHVLGKNYDLALDILKKALKQAPNSAKILKNMVRVNVLKKDTRAAEENLKQIVSLDPYNIGSIAGLGDFYLSQNRYDEAMTQYRLIQQSKKGEDLGRLRMAEVLARTNRVDQAIDELEAGTENTKNSSVFVTSLGKLYLKEGRQSEAIEKFNEALEIDPDNKLAWLTLAEIYEHNQEYEKAIALYKQGLARHKDVWSAANNLAFLLGKNRTSKADLDDALKYARMALELNPGSGLVLDTLGWVSYKAGDLQQAETYVAQAVEKLPDNLEIQYHFAQICHDLGKKELAALHLKLALAGDRDFPWRQQAKALYEKFYQQ, from the coding sequence ATGAAACATCTAAAAAATTTTTTGGTCTGGGCAGTGGTCTTGGCCTTACTGAGCGTTGTGGCGGCCTGCGGTTCCCCGGATGAAAAGAAAATGGCCTTTTTTGAAAAGGGCAAAAAGCTGCTGGAGGCCGGGGATGTTGTGTCCGCACAGCTGGAGTTTAAAAATGCCGTCCAGATCGATCCGGATTTTGCCCAGGCCTATCATTATCTGGGAAAGGCGGCCTTGCGCCAAAAAGACGGTAAGGCGGCTTTCGGGGCGCTGTCCAGGGCGGTGGCCCTGGACCCGGACAATACCGAGGCGCGTCTGGATCTCGGCCGGCTGTTTCTGGCAGCCAATGCCCTGGACCGGGCTGAAGAGCAGGTTGAGGCGATCTTGCAAAATTCGCCGGATCATGTGGAGGCGCTGCTTTTAAAGGCCGGTATTTACCTGAAAAAAAAGGACGCCAAGTCCGCGCTTGCCCTGCTTGAAAATTTAGACGGAAAACCGGATCTGTCCCCGGGCTTTTATCTTGTTAAGGCCGGCGCTTTGGATATGGAGAAAAAGGATTCCGAGGCAGACAGCGTCCTTGCCCAGGGGCAGGCAGCCCACCCCAAAGCCGTGGCGTTGATCCTGGCCCGGATACGGCTCCTGGGAAAACAGGGCAAGCTTCAGGACATGGAAGCAGAGCTTAAAAAGGCCTTGGCACTGGTGCCGGACAATCTGAATCTGACCTTGAATCTGGCCTGGGTGTATCTGCAGACCGGTCAGCAGGAAAAGGCCGACGCGATTGTCGATAAGGTCTTGGCCGCTGATCCCGATGATGATAAGCGGGTGGTGGCTGTTGCGGCCCTGCTGCTCAGGGCCAACCAGGAAGAAAAAGGGGTTGCCCTGATCAAAAAAGGCTTGAAAGCACATCCGGAAACCTTTCAGTATACGGCCCTGCTCAGCGAGATTTATCTGAAAAAGAAACAGCTTGGCCCGGCGTCCCAGGTGCTTAAGGATTATATTGCCCTGGGCCAAAATGCGCCGGAACCGGATCTGGTCAAGGCCCGGATCAATCTGGCCAAACTTGAGATGATCCAGGGTAAGGCAGAAGAAGCCGAAACCCAGGTGGATCAGGTGTTGGATACGGATCCAAGGAATATTGATGCCCAGTATCTTAAAGGCCGTCTGGCCCTGGCCCGGGGAGACGGAGATGAGGCGGTGTCTCGTTTCCGGGCTGTAACCGAGGCCCATCCCGACTATCTGGAAGGGTATATCGGCCTGGCCAACGCCCATGTGCTTGGCAAAAATTACGACCTGGCCCTGGACATTTTGAAAAAAGCCTTAAAACAGGCCCCAAACTCTGCCAAAATTCTCAAGAATATGGTGCGGGTAAATGTGTTAAAGAAGGATACCCGGGCCGCCGAGGAGAACCTGAAGCAGATTGTAAGCCTGGATCCCTACAATATCGGGTCCATTGCCGGGCTGGGTGATTTCTACCTCTCCCAGAATCGTTATGACGAGGCCATGACCCAGTACCGGCTGATTCAGCAAAGCAAAAAAGGAGAGGATCTGGGGCGTCTTCGGATGGCTGAGGTACTGGCCCGGACCAACCGGGTGGACCAGGCCATTGACGAACTTGAGGCCGGGACGGAAAATACAAAAAATTCCTCTGTGTTTGTTACCTCTCTGGGCAAGTTGTATCTGAAAGAGGGCCGTCAATCCGAGGCGATTGAAAAGTTTAACGAAGCTTTGGAGATAGATCCGGACAACAAGCTGGCCTGGCTGACCCTGGCTGAAATTTATGAACACAACCAGGAATATGAAAAAGCCATTGCCTTGTACAAACAGGGGCTTGCCCGGCATAAAGATGTATGGTCGGCGGCGAACAATCTGGCATTTTTGCTGGGGAAAAACCGGACATCAAAGGCGGATCTGGATGACGCCTTGAAATATGCCCGGATGGCATTGGAACTGAATCCCGGCTCCGGCCTGGTGCTGGATACCCTGGGATGGGTGAGCTACAAGGCAGGTGATCTGCAACAGGCGGAAACATACGTCGCCCAGGCTGTGGAAAAACTGCCGGATAATCTGGAAATTCAATACCATTTTGCTCAAATCTGCCACGATCTGGGAAAGAAAGAGTTGGCAGCCCTTCATTTGAAGCTGGCACTGGCCGGGGATAGGGATTTCCCCTGGCGGCAACAGGCGAAAGCATTGTATGAAAAATTTTATCAGCAATAG
- a CDS encoding GxxExxY protein, whose protein sequence is MGWDELTGQVIGCAIEVHRALGPGLLESTYHKCLAHELELKGVGFESEWPMPISYKGIDLDCGYRVDLFVDKKLIVELKAVEQIIGIHKAQLLTYMKLAGIDTGLLINFNVQKLKDGIQRFKL, encoded by the coding sequence ATGGGTTGGGACGAGTTGACGGGGCAGGTGATTGGGTGTGCCATTGAGGTGCACAGGGCGCTTGGACCGGGGTTGCTTGAATCGACCTATCACAAATGCCTGGCGCATGAACTTGAACTTAAGGGTGTTGGGTTTGAATCGGAGTGGCCCATGCCCATAAGTTACAAAGGCATTGACCTGGACTGTGGTTATCGGGTTGATCTCTTTGTTGATAAAAAATTGATTGTTGAATTAAAGGCTGTGGAACAAATTATTGGAATTCATAAGGCTCAGCTGCTGACATATATGAAACTTGCCGGAATAGATACCGGCCTGCTGATCAACTTTAATGTCCAAAAACTAAAAGACGGCATCCAACGTTTTAAACTCTAA
- a CDS encoding outer membrane beta-barrel protein, with protein MKKCLALIIVLVLWSCAALADPDSVTPFISINQEYSDNILFSDDQPEADWITAAEGGVTLKRKTQRLETLLTGRLKQRWYADNSALDALDGFASGSVDYRLTERLSLGGTADYSKDSTRDRDTDTTGLKIAGDREKYGFSVSSDFLVSEITKAGIEATYGNTETDEDDQLEENDSFNVTLSFSKNLSEFLRNTTGLLNLSYFRYTADIDTQYPGVLTSRETFQEYTSDTFQFSGGFSRQLTEIMDVYCLAGASYSRTDEKTSAKAYLTQNGALIYQTDLTDEQADTWGGVISTGINYKGLKSTMGLALSRDMRGASGTNGVVQRTSLSGNVSHRLTEELTLNLNASCYLNQNERTTQEDTDDLTFNVQPGFRYRFTQTFSLSGYYRYTHLDDRAEDTQTERNLFSMTLKKEF; from the coding sequence ATGAAAAAATGTCTGGCCCTGATTATTGTGCTGGTGTTGTGGTCCTGTGCCGCCCTTGCTGATCCGGACTCTGTTACGCCTTTCATCTCCATAAACCAGGAGTATTCCGACAATATTCTTTTTAGTGACGATCAGCCGGAGGCGGACTGGATTACGGCGGCTGAAGGCGGGGTGACCCTGAAGCGGAAAACCCAGCGCCTGGAAACTTTGCTGACCGGCCGTTTAAAGCAGCGGTGGTATGCCGATAACAGTGCGCTTGATGCCCTGGACGGTTTTGCATCGGGCAGTGTGGACTATCGGTTGACCGAACGGCTCTCCCTGGGCGGGACCGCCGATTATTCAAAGGATTCCACCCGGGACCGGGATACGGATACCACGGGTCTTAAGATTGCCGGTGACCGGGAAAAATATGGATTTTCGGTCTCTTCGGATTTTCTGGTTTCGGAAATAACAAAAGCCGGCATTGAGGCGACTTACGGGAACACCGAGACAGACGAGGATGATCAACTTGAAGAGAATGACTCATTCAATGTCACCCTTTCCTTTTCAAAAAATTTGTCCGAATTTCTTCGGAATACCACAGGGCTTTTGAACTTAAGCTATTTCAGGTATACTGCTGATATTGACACCCAGTATCCCGGGGTCCTGACCAGTCGGGAGACATTCCAGGAATATACCTCGGATACGTTCCAGTTTTCGGGCGGATTTTCCCGGCAGTTGACAGAAATTATGGACGTCTACTGTCTGGCAGGGGCAAGTTACAGTCGCACTGACGAGAAAACAAGCGCCAAGGCCTATTTGACACAGAACGGCGCGTTGATATACCAGACGGATCTCACAGATGAACAGGCTGACACCTGGGGCGGTGTCATTTCAACGGGCATCAACTATAAGGGACTCAAATCAACCATGGGCCTTGCGTTGTCCCGGGACATGCGCGGTGCTTCGGGCACCAATGGCGTGGTTCAGCGAACCAGCCTTTCCGGCAATGTCAGCCATCGTCTGACAGAGGAGCTGACCCTGAACCTGAACGCCTCCTGCTATTTGAATCAAAATGAACGGACAACACAGGAAGATACCGACGATTTAACCTTTAATGTTCAGCCGGGTTTCAGATACAGGTTCACCCAAACATTCTCTTTATCCGGCTATTACAGGTATACACATCTGGATGATCGAGCTGAGGATACGCAAACAGAGCGTAACCTCTTTTCCATGACCCTGAAAAAAGAATTTTAA
- the xrtD gene encoding VPLPA-CTERM-specific exosortase XrtD gives MIQSVILVLLVAGIYFSTFQWLVTKDWARDDYSHGMLMPFIILYLLWEKKNFFAAVQGKVVWHGFLLFIPGLCLYWMGELAGEYFMLYFSFWLIVMGLCWIHMGMDRVKVIWFPLVMSLAMFPLPNFLNVKLTFQLRLMSSKLAVLMMQAYGMSAFREGNVIDLGFTKLQVVDACSGLRYLFPMIILSILIAYFYKTRLWKKIILILSSIPLTIITNALRIALTGILSKHFGSTVVEGFFHDFEGWLIFMVTLGVLLGEMWVLNRLFPESVHTEGYSRIEASKVAAGETADVSSQTKGLLQPQFIVSVVLLGLTLVLSQGIEFRPAIPISQPLKQFPMQIGQWTGRPYSMEAKIIDTLDLSDYIMADYRDDKSRPIDFYVAYYENQKKGESIHSPATCLRGGGWEFKQSGKAFVSMEDGSRLPVSRALIENGPYRQIAYYWFPMRGRNLTNAYQMKWYNFWDALTRQRTDGALVRVIVPVGDGESIDAAEKRLQGFIRTVVPVLNTFLPQ, from the coding sequence TTGGTAACAAAAGACTGGGCTCGGGATGATTACTCCCACGGTATGCTCATGCCTTTTATTATTTTGTACCTACTGTGGGAAAAGAAGAATTTTTTTGCAGCAGTTCAGGGTAAAGTTGTATGGCATGGGTTCTTGCTGTTTATTCCAGGCTTGTGCCTTTACTGGATGGGCGAGTTGGCCGGTGAATACTTCATGCTCTATTTTTCCTTCTGGCTGATTGTCATGGGACTGTGCTGGATTCATATGGGAATGGACCGGGTCAAGGTTATCTGGTTTCCGTTGGTCATGTCTCTGGCCATGTTTCCTTTGCCTAATTTTCTGAATGTAAAGTTGACCTTTCAACTTCGATTGATGTCATCCAAATTAGCCGTGCTGATGATGCAGGCATATGGGATGAGTGCCTTCAGGGAAGGCAATGTCATAGATCTTGGGTTTACAAAGCTTCAGGTGGTGGATGCGTGTTCGGGGTTGCGGTACCTGTTTCCCATGATCATTTTGAGTATTCTTATCGCATATTTTTATAAGACCAGGCTTTGGAAGAAAATTATTCTTATTCTTTCTTCTATTCCTCTGACCATTATCACCAATGCGTTGCGTATTGCCCTGACAGGGATATTATCTAAACATTTTGGCTCAACGGTGGTTGAAGGATTTTTCCATGATTTTGAGGGCTGGTTGATATTTATGGTGACCCTTGGGGTGCTGCTCGGCGAAATGTGGGTGCTGAACCGGCTCTTTCCGGAGTCTGTCCATACAGAAGGGTACTCGAGAATAGAGGCGTCCAAGGTGGCGGCCGGAGAGACGGCTGATGTAAGTTCACAAACAAAAGGTCTGCTTCAGCCCCAGTTCATTGTTTCGGTTGTTCTGCTTGGATTGACCCTTGTGCTGTCCCAGGGTATTGAATTCAGGCCGGCCATCCCAATTTCACAACCACTTAAGCAATTTCCCATGCAGATTGGCCAGTGGACAGGAAGACCTTATTCCATGGAGGCCAAGATCATAGACACTCTGGACCTTAGTGACTATATCATGGCGGATTACAGGGACGACAAGAGCCGGCCAATCGATTTTTATGTGGCATATTATGAAAATCAGAAGAAAGGCGAGTCCATTCATTCTCCGGCCACCTGTCTTCGCGGGGGGGGCTGGGAGTTTAAACAAAGTGGTAAGGCGTTTGTTTCTATGGAGGACGGCAGCCGGCTTCCGGTGAGCCGGGCTTTGATCGAAAATGGGCCGTATCGGCAGATTGCTTATTATTGGTTTCCCATGCGGGGACGTAATTTGACAAATGCTTATCAGATGAAATGGTATAATTTCTGGGATGCGTTGACCCGGCAGCGGACGGATGGGGCGCTGGTGCGGGTGATTGTACCTGTTGGGGACGGAGAATCTATTGATGCTGCTGAAAAGAGGTTGCAGGGGTTTATTCGGACTGTTGTGCCTGTGTTGAATACTTTTTTACCACAGTGA
- a CDS encoding MraY family glycosyltransferase, with protein MHLFTTFILSLFLTIGLVPIFKRMAFRMNLVDEPDARKVHVLPMPRSGGISMAIGAFLPVMIWVPMDDTVRAVHLGCSTIVAFGILDDVRELKYWQKLCAQVAGALVVMFFGGVQIRCLGGLLPGEGILPLVVSMPLTLLFIVGVTNAVNLSDGLDGLAGGVSLLSFVSIGFFAYGCGNTSLTLMCLAVSGAILGFLRYNTHPAVVFMGDAGSQMLGFLCVVFTLMLTQNHTPYSEVSPLFLIGFPIIDTLTVMVERMAKGGSPFKPDKNHFHHRLMKLGLFHSESVTLIYLLQSMFLSCAFVLRFYSNLINLIVFLGLAGGIVFLFYLSRKTGFKFREGNASILGARSFLVQLGGEQLSIRMFFGLLKWGFCLVFMFQCLMPFNISGYMSAFAGGLIAVIFYFRLRAPAHKKSVLRICLYCITPLLMYKSIVDPAPWVSRQVMLANYGMLVALVLAVIGTLNLTKRQKGFKFNPQDFLIFLVIIVFPSLPTLQLNIPELRTVVAGVLILFFSGDVLLGELRRDNTFLDNTLIVCLAVIVARGFF; from the coding sequence ATGCATTTATTTACAACATTTATTCTCTCACTGTTCCTGACCATTGGCCTGGTGCCGATATTTAAACGGATGGCCTTTCGCATGAATCTGGTGGATGAGCCCGATGCCAGAAAGGTCCATGTGCTGCCCATGCCCAGAAGCGGCGGGATCTCCATGGCCATCGGGGCGTTTTTGCCGGTGATGATCTGGGTGCCCATGGATGATACGGTCCGGGCGGTTCATCTGGGGTGTTCCACCATTGTGGCGTTCGGTATCCTGGATGATGTAAGGGAATTAAAATACTGGCAAAAACTTTGTGCCCAGGTGGCCGGTGCCCTTGTGGTCATGTTTTTCGGCGGGGTGCAGATTCGGTGTCTGGGCGGCCTGTTGCCCGGGGAAGGTATCCTGCCGCTGGTGGTTTCCATGCCTTTGACCCTGCTTTTTATTGTGGGGGTGACCAATGCCGTTAACCTCTCCGATGGGTTGGACGGGCTTGCCGGCGGGGTCTCTTTGCTCAGTTTTGTCAGTATCGGTTTTTTTGCCTACGGGTGTGGGAACACATCACTGACCTTGATGTGTCTTGCTGTGTCCGGCGCCATTCTGGGGTTTCTGCGGTACAATACCCACCCGGCGGTGGTGTTCATGGGAGATGCCGGAAGTCAGATGCTGGGGTTTTTATGTGTGGTATTCACGCTGATGCTGACCCAGAACCACACCCCGTACAGTGAGGTCAGCCCGTTGTTTTTAATCGGGTTTCCCATTATCGACACCCTTACCGTCATGGTCGAACGCATGGCCAAGGGCGGCTCTCCGTTTAAACCGGACAAGAACCATTTTCACCATCGACTGATGAAGCTGGGCCTGTTTCATTCCGAGTCCGTGACCCTGATCTATCTGCTCCAGTCGATGTTTTTATCCTGCGCCTTTGTCCTGCGCTTTTATTCCAATCTGATCAATTTAATCGTTTTTCTTGGGTTGGCCGGCGGGATTGTTTTCCTGTTTTACTTGTCCCGGAAAACCGGATTTAAATTCAGAGAGGGGAACGCGAGCATTTTGGGGGCCCGCAGCTTCCTGGTTCAGCTGGGCGGTGAGCAATTGTCCATACGGATGTTTTTCGGTCTGCTTAAATGGGGATTTTGCCTGGTTTTCATGTTCCAGTGCCTGATGCCCTTTAACATATCCGGCTACATGAGTGCGTTTGCCGGCGGGCTTATCGCGGTCATTTTTTATTTTCGGTTGCGCGCTCCGGCGCACAAAAAAAGTGTGCTCCGAATTTGTTTGTATTGCATTACACCGCTTTTAATGTATAAATCCATAGTCGATCCTGCCCCCTGGGTAAGCCGGCAGGTAATGCTGGCCAATTATGGGATGCTGGTGGCCTTGGTGCTGGCTGTGATCGGGACGTTGAATCTTACCAAGCGTCAAAAGGGGTTTAAATTCAATCCCCAGGATTTTCTGATTTTTCTGGTGATCATTGTCTTTCCCAGCCTGCCCACGTTACAGCTGAACATCCCGGAATTACGAACCGTTGTGGCCGGTGTGCTGATCCTGTTTTTCAGTGGAGATGTCCTGCTTGGGGAACTCAGAAGAGACAATACCTTTTTGGACAATACCTTGATTGTCTGCCTGGCCGTTATTGTGGCAAGAGGCTTTTTTTAA
- a CDS encoding Wzz/FepE/Etk N-terminal domain-containing protein gives MEEQILTPSDYLAILKRRRWALIIPFAAIVLIAALTALIWPPSYQSTATILIEQREIPAEYVTSSMTTFAEQRMQSIKQRVLTSKQLQELILRFNLYPNLRDKMGIDQIVDKMRDQIILTPVNVEIADRKSGRTATATIAFTLSFEGDSARQAQQVADTITTLFLKEDLKVRTEQASSTLGFLKTEKERIKDELAEYEGQLARFKKENADSLPQVYQLNMQGLDNTERNIEAAKESIRTLQEKKEALEEELFNTPKEMDDLLADGAPKDEDEQRLEMLKLELINLRTQFSDRYPDVRKKKEEIAEVAAKVEKKKREKAQSPDEQSRKNPAYVTLSSKLAGIRSDIDSTRNMIKDLMDQAEGYKKRLAATPGVEEKYNAILTERNSLNIKYNELQAKMLEADMAKKLESEQKGERFTLVEAAKLPEKPSKPNRLAIVLIGFVLGMGAGVGLAAVMEFSDTSVRDADALSRATGMPVLTVVPVIETQQELAKKRLKVWVTCIGVVVAVVVVVVLFNAYVMDLDVLWVKIMRRIELIGSM, from the coding sequence ATGGAAGAACAAATACTGACCCCCAGCGATTATCTGGCAATTTTGAAAAGACGAAGATGGGCACTGATCATACCTTTTGCGGCGATTGTCCTGATAGCGGCGCTGACAGCCCTGATCTGGCCCCCGTCTTATCAGTCAACGGCCACCATTCTCATTGAACAGCGTGAAATTCCGGCAGAGTATGTGACATCAAGCATGACCACCTTTGCAGAACAGCGCATGCAGAGCATCAAGCAGCGGGTGTTAACCTCTAAACAGCTCCAGGAACTGATTTTACGATTTAATCTGTATCCAAACCTGCGGGATAAAATGGGCATAGATCAAATTGTCGACAAAATGCGCGACCAGATCATCTTGACCCCGGTGAATGTTGAAATTGCCGACCGCAAGTCCGGCAGAACCGCCACGGCCACCATTGCATTTACCTTGAGTTTTGAAGGGGACAGTGCCAGGCAGGCCCAGCAGGTGGCGGATACCATTACCACGCTTTTTCTCAAAGAGGATTTAAAGGTCCGGACCGAGCAGGCCTCTTCTACCCTGGGCTTTCTGAAGACAGAAAAGGAGAGAATCAAGGACGAACTGGCTGAGTATGAAGGGCAGCTGGCCCGATTCAAAAAAGAGAACGCCGATTCCCTGCCCCAGGTGTACCAGTTGAACATGCAGGGCCTGGACAATACCGAGCGCAATATTGAAGCGGCCAAGGAAAGCATAAGAACCCTGCAGGAGAAGAAAGAGGCCCTGGAAGAGGAGCTGTTCAATACCCCCAAAGAGATGGATGATCTTCTTGCCGACGGCGCACCAAAAGATGAGGACGAACAGCGTCTGGAAATGCTGAAGCTGGAACTGATCAACCTGAGGACCCAGTTTTCCGACCGCTATCCGGATGTCCGGAAGAAAAAAGAGGAGATCGCAGAGGTCGCTGCCAAGGTAGAAAAGAAAAAGAGGGAAAAAGCCCAGTCGCCCGATGAGCAATCCCGGAAAAATCCTGCCTATGTGACCCTCTCCTCAAAACTGGCCGGCATCAGATCAGATATTGATTCCACACGGAACATGATCAAGGATCTTATGGACCAGGCTGAGGGTTACAAGAAACGGCTGGCCGCAACCCCCGGTGTGGAGGAAAAATACAATGCCATTCTGACAGAGCGAAATAGCCTGAATATCAAATATAATGAGCTGCAGGCCAAAATGCTCGAAGCGGATATGGCCAAAAAGCTTGAGTCCGAACAGAAAGGTGAACGCTTTACCCTGGTGGAAGCGGCCAAGCTGCCTGAAAAACCCTCCAAGCCCAACCGGCTGGCCATCGTTCTGATCGGATTTGTGCTGGGGATGGGTGCCGGTGTGGGACTGGCGGCTGTCATGGAGTTTTCCGACACATCCGTTCGGGATGCGGATGCGCTTTCCCGGGCTACGGGCATGCCGGTGCTTACGGTGGTGCCGGTCATTGAGACCCAGCAGGAGCTGGCAAAAAAACGGCTGAAAGTATGGGTAACATGTATCGGGGTGGTTGTGGCCGTGGTCGTGGTGGTTGTTTTATTTAACGCCTACGTCATGGACCTGGATGTGCTGTGGGTTAAGATCATGCGCAGAATAGAATTAATAGGGAGTATGTAA
- a CDS encoding AAA family ATPase — MYTKFFNLKEKPFNLVPNPNYLYSSSKHENAMSFLEYGLSEKIGFVMLTGEIGIGKTTLIRNLLNKVDADMDVGVVFNTNVVSNDLIYLILTEFDIPYEDGISKARALDIFYRFLIEKYAAGRNVLLIIDEAQNLSHEVLEEVRMLSNLQTDEDLLIQIMIVGQPNLRRMIEDPKLEQFAQRISVSYHMTAMDNEETHAYISHRIARAGGDPCLFPANVVEKIYELSRGIPRTINLLCDAVLVYAYADDKHAITLDLLDQVVEDKGGLGIFTKDRQKTEEPVPEIESVPDEGVMNRIISLEQRMDRMAESFEKQLSRVADKAERSRDALIEQLKVQLQEEQTRYKNLEQKYLKLCGEKTVL; from the coding sequence ATGTATACCAAGTTTTTCAATCTAAAAGAAAAGCCGTTTAACCTGGTTCCCAATCCCAATTACCTCTACAGCAGTTCCAAGCATGAAAATGCCATGTCCTTTCTGGAGTACGGGCTGTCGGAGAAAATCGGATTTGTCATGCTCACCGGGGAGATCGGTATCGGCAAAACCACATTGATCCGTAACCTGCTGAACAAGGTCGATGCGGATATGGATGTGGGGGTTGTTTTCAACACCAATGTGGTTTCCAATGATCTGATCTACCTGATTTTAACTGAGTTTGACATTCCTTACGAGGATGGGATCAGTAAAGCCCGCGCCCTGGATATCTTTTACCGGTTTCTAATTGAAAAATATGCGGCCGGCCGCAACGTTCTGCTCATCATTGATGAGGCCCAGAATCTGTCCCATGAGGTGCTCGAAGAGGTCCGCATGCTGTCCAATCTCCAGACCGATGAGGATCTTTTGATTCAGATCATGATCGTGGGGCAGCCCAATCTGCGCAGGATGATTGAAGATCCCAAACTGGAACAGTTTGCCCAGCGCATATCGGTGAGTTATCATATGACCGCCATGGACAATGAGGAGACCCACGCCTACATTTCCCACCGGATTGCCCGGGCCGGCGGCGATCCCTGCCTTTTCCCCGCCAATGTGGTTGAAAAGATTTATGAGCTCTCCCGGGGGATTCCCCGAACCATTAATCTTTTATGCGATGCTGTGCTGGTTTATGCCTATGCCGATGATAAACATGCCATCACCCTGGATCTGCTTGACCAGGTGGTTGAGGACAAGGGCGGATTGGGCATTTTCACCAAAGACCGGCAGAAAACCGAAGAACCGGTGCCTGAAATTGAATCCGTGCCGGATGAGGGTGTGATGAACCGGATTATCAGCCTGGAACAGCGCATGGACCGCATGGCCGAATCCTTTGAAAAGCAATTGTCCCGTGTGGCGGACAAGGCCGAACGTTCCAGGGATGCGCTCATCGAGCAATTGAAAGTCCAGCTTCAGGAAGAACAGACCCGGTATAAAAATCTGGAACAAAAATATTTGAAACTATGTGGTGAGAAAACCGTGTTGTAG